TTTGTATACTCAAAAAAGTTTTATAGGGGATtaaaaacaagaagaagaaatgtaCATTTATATTGTCAACAAATACTGAAATTCATAGTCATAGGGTATCTTTTCAACAATGGTAGAAGGCTTCTCATTACTGTGGCTTCTAAAGCAATCCACCATTGATTTCCTTAGAGTCCCAGATGTAGGTAACTGGCTGCATACCCACTCTACCAGTGAGTCTGTGTCCACAGCAAAATCAAGCATGTTTCTGAGAAAGAGCTCCGGGAATCCTATTCTTTTGGTGCTAGTAGCCAGAATTGAAGCCTGAAGATAGTCTAGTTTTGATTTCTCCAATTCAGCTGTAACTCCATCTGCTGTGTATATCCTCACCTGAATCAAGTGCACATCATTCCCTTAAATtgaaagtataaattttttcctcaaaaacaaaatactttttgttttatcagATTGATAATTTTCAATCAACTTGTCAATAACAAATGGATTACGAGTAATCTGTGTCAATCTCACTTAAGTGCATTTTGATATAGAtaacaatatatacaaaaatcTGCTGAATCTATTATGACATAACAGTGGGGTGTTCAACGAGCCTTTTTTAATCTtctaagccttttttttttttgcaaactttgaatgaaagttaaataatattttgtaaagCCTAATATAatgtattcatattttatacGGAAGATCTATCTTGTGTTTGGTATTACATGGTTCcgtatttgaattgaaattgagATGCTGATGCAAATTCTGTCACCCCCACATTCTTTTTAGTACCTTTCTTCATATCCATCAATGATATTTTTTGCCCTATACTGTAGTTAGAAACTATTCTTTTGAAAGTATAAATCACTAGAAGAGAATTTGTCTATCTTCATAATATCTTTTTCACACACAAAAATAGTAATTGACTTTTAGTCTAACAAGTTTGAGGCTATATATACCAAATGTATCAGactttcttaatatatattccCTAGTACTGTTGACAATTAAACCGACTTAATAGAACAAATTGATAATAATAGAAAGTGGGCTAAGAGTTGTTGAATTTATGTTATGGGGGAGTTGTTGAATTTATGTTATGAGGGGAAGAAGGAATACATGGATATGTTCTTGTTCAAAAGGACTTACAGCAGGAGAAGAACGAGTTCCACAACACAGAGCAAATGTTACATTAGGATCATTAAACTCAAGTCCATAAAGTTCACGGACAAACGATTCTTTCTCCTCCCATTCAACCTTTCGCTGTACCTAAAGCACGAGACACATTGTTTTGGAGATATAACAACAATAACCAAATTAAAGCTTAGTTATTTCTGTATttaaaagaacaagaaaaaactAGCTGatcatgttttattatttacctCTTTCACATTAGAAATATCTCGTTTCCTCAATATGAAATGCTCTATTGCTTGAGCGTTTATTATGTTCCCTCCTACGTTGAGGGTTGCCTGCAcataatcaaatttgaaaaattttattttaagtttaaatatattttttatctttaataaatatttaatttttgagtTTGTTccctaataaaacaaatataaaatttgttaatttatcatgaactaaaaaatattagacactaaaaataaaattattattttattaaaaactcaacgcgttaataaaaaaatcaaactcacaacttttcttttcctcttttctctTTTGACTACATGTCAACCTTATAATTCGGAAGTCAATTCAACATCaaagaattttatgttttatcttatttttgtaaaatgtgtttgaatgtttaaaaaaactataataattagatattttttgtAACACAAAGAACctcaaaaataaattgttttatttatcttttcataaattagaaaaaataaattctaaaaaaatcatattataattttcttttctttttaattatggcACTTGTCACCAAATCAGGGCAGAATCCAAGAGGCCACACACAGGATAAGTAAAATCCATATCAAGATTTTTAATGTACCTTGTTCATCAATGCAAGTAGTTTTTCTGGGGTCGATGGCACTCCATATTGGATAAATCCCTGAAACAAACAATACATTAATCATTGTCCTGATCCATGTCCTAGAATTCTCATTCATCAGATTGGTCATGAATCAAATTCCTAAACAACACTTAATCTGATGTTACTACaaagataataaagaaaattaagaaagaaaaaagggaaattTCAACTATACATGCATGATACAAGCGTTGTACACATTGATCCAGAATGCTAATTTCTGTTGGTTTGTAAGGCTTTTCAAGTCAACTGTTTGAAGATTGCTCATCAAGATCCTGTAGAccacaagaaacaaaaatgttaCTTTGAATTATTTTCACTAGTCCTTGTGCCACTTCATTGTCTAGTAGAACTTACAAAGTTGTCAATGTTGGTTTTTCTCGTAAATATACACATCATCCATGCCATACCTTAACTTCCTTAGTAATGGTATAGAGGATGGACTTGAGATGAACTTGGGATCCATAGAGCTGGAGGTGAATATGACCAAGTTCTTATAAGGACCAATGTCCCTTGGAATGGACTCTTCTGTGTTAAAAATACCATATGGATCTTGCTGCCTCGATTCCTTTTGCAACAAGAGGCTTTGTTTTGGGTTTGACCCAGTATCCACCCTGAAGCTTCTTGAGCTTAAAGAAGAGTGCACAGACCTTGAAATTGGCCCTGATTTTTCCAACTCTATTGCTCTTGATGTTCTCAGTAGTCTCACATATATGAAATTCAAACACTTCATGATGCTCTCAGATAGCTTGTTGGGCTGCCACTTGAGATCATTCTCTTCTGACAGAAGTGGATCCAGTAGTGATCTGGTTGGGAGATCCAAGTACATCATCTCTGGATTGCGCTCCCGCAACTGAAAATAGTAATTAGCAAATTCACACACTGTTGTCAACAATATCTCTtccaagttttaaattttaatattactttATGAAGTAACCATAGAATTCAAATGATGTTTGACCCACTACGGTCGGCCTAGTGGTGGTGCTGTGATAATATACATGAAGTCATAGGTTTGAACCAATGATGTTTATTGATTCAAGTAGCCGAGCCGACCATAAtggaataaatttttattgttttttttgtttagatggattttattttgaaagCCACAAGTTGATCTTTGCGAGGAGCATCAAGAAATTTGTTTCCCTTTTTACTTTGGTGTCACCGGagaaattaatatatgattAAGGAACTATTACATATTTATGgtcttgattaatttttatgtgaCACATAATTaactcataaattaaaaaaattgattatgtttcacgttcaaaatcttaaaaccaaaattatagaCCGATGACATGATGATCCCGAACCATACAAAATTTATCCACACTATGGTAATGTGGCCAAAACATATTTTGGCCAAGGAAAATAAAGCTACATACATGAATGGGAAAATGGGCATGCATACCTTGGGTGATGGATGGTGGGGGTCACGCATAGGTGAAGGAGGCTTCACTATCCCATTTTTTCTAGGAAGTCTTTCTTGAAATTTCACATCTTGGAACTTACTTTCTTTCTGTTCGACAGAAGTTTTAAAAAACCCTGCCTTGTCATTATAACTGAAGTCATTGAGATTATAATCGCCCTTTATAGCTTTGCTTATGAAATGCAACGCCTTGGTTTCAAATGCCATCCTTTCTTGAAAAATTCTGCGAATAGGACTAGGATTTGGAACCGGTGAAGTTGATAAGTGATTGTTAGAATTGGTCAAATTCCCTTGATTCCACGTTTTAGGCTTTGATTCCATGGTGATTTCTTGTTCACGTTTCAAACCATCTTGGAGTTGACTTATTTGGGATTCAAGTCTCGCTATCTCACCCTCAATCATGACTAGCTCTCCTAAGAGTTCTCGCATCTGCACAAATTGCAAGTTGCTTCAGACATCCTTTTGTATTATGTTTGTAAAGACTATTCAGTATTCACTACTGCCACTTTATAAAATTCCAATGTAACCACATGCTAGAGTACCTGCTACTCCAAGTATATATATTCCATATACTTTATGTTTATAGCTTCTAGATTTGATTCCTAAATTGAGGTGATGTATTATgaactttaattcaaataatcaaTTAGAGATATTAACAATGCACTCTTTAATATCATCATTTTTTGGATACAGACTctattactaattaaaatttattaaaaataaaaaaaataatctgacttcttatttaatgagtgtttcttctaaattttttagtttttaataaattttaaataataataaaatgtgtgTTAGAGATAATGTTGTTAATACTCCTAGGTGAACAATATATACATCCTTACTTTCTCACTTTActcatttctttattttagaAAAGTTTAATGGATAATTTCTATACACCTTAAATGAGCTGCACAATATTAAAATGGAGACAAGTAACATTTTAGGAACTCAGTTGGTGAAGTTATAGACTTCGATGGACctacttaattttttgtttgtttgacagatgatagacttttttttttactgaagagATGATAAACCTACTCAATAtggaaacatatttaaatttttttttttttaatgagagtCCTCCTGCACGCAATGGACTAACTTGCTCTATACATTGAGCCCATATCCCTAGCTCGATACTTCCAAAGCACACACACATAAGCCCAACGTACTtaccaaaatgaaattttgaataaagAGGTCTACCACCACTCTAGCTAGAGAAAGAAAAGCAATGACATTATAGCAAAGAGGAGAGTTAACAATCAACTTTTGTTGGTTTGTGATCGACGTGAGAATTATATTACCTTGGGTGGAAGAAAATTGGGAATTGATATCGATGACCCATTTGGTCTATTATGCACCATCTCCAAAATCTCATGAAACTTTTCTTCTTGGTCCAACAACCTTTGAAGCATTGCGACCTGTTtaatatttacattaaaataaatcatgtaaTTTTCTCACTATCTGTGGAAATGTCACATCCGTGAAAAGAATATGCAATTCTCAAATTTGTCCTCATTAAATACATACACTTAATTGTCAAATCGGTTGAACATCTAAACTATAATATGAATATGCACAAATTTTCCCACTTAAGGATGTGTCTTTGAGGGGTATGGTTCTCATTTACTGCTCGTACTTTCCATTGGCAAAAATAGCAAACCTATAGTTCCAAAGTTTGTACGAAGTATTGCTTTATTTTGACATAATCATGAACAAGTGGTAGCTTTTTCAAAAGGAGAGCGACACTTTTCACTCCCTTCTTGATTGGCTCATAAAAGTATTCGTTACAGTTTCAGataaatcatcttagaaatggtATATCTAAAATCTATAGAGAGCCATGCTCTACCATGATTAGAAGAATATTGTACTTCATAATTTTGGTATGACTGACGTTAAATAACACATAATAAGTTAATGAATTGAATCATGACTCATTGAGTTCGCTAATTCTGGCGCCAGTCGTAACTAGAAGTGACGcatagaaaagagagaaaaaaaaaactcaactatTTTCCATGTCAATCACAACAAATTTTGCTTATCAATGTATAGTTAAATATCATCTATGAATTGAATCATGACTCATTGAAACGAGTGAAACGAGCATGCAGCAATTGAATTTTAGATGTTTAAAACATGCGTTAGAAGAAATTAAGCAAATATTTAAGAGCTATTCTCAtgctgtgtgtgtgtgaagaGTCCATTGATTCTACATCTCAATTAGAATTTGCCATCAAATTGTGCAGTgcgtatcaatatatatacCTCTTTTTCAAGTTCCTCTCTCTTTTGCCGCCCAGtaattttccttttcctctgcaaacaaagaaaaagaaggggaGAAAGCGTTTTAGATCgtgaacacaatttttttttgttatatggaATTCAGAATGGAGAAATTGAATGCAAACAAGTGCATTGCTTTATCCAAGAACAAAATAGAAGCATGTAACAATAAAAACTAAAGAAGTTTTACTCCCCaaccaaaaaaaagcaaataaaaacATACCAACCACCTATGTCTTTATTCTAAACACTCAATATATACCACGCATGTACTAATTGGATTAATCGTCTTATACATAGTACATGACATTTACACATAGCAAAACAACAGTTTTAGTGACGCATGCCTTATACATATGGTGCAATTTCCTCacaaacattaattatataagaAGAGCgaacattatatatatgatcaatGATACTAATTCTAACTCAGTTAATTTAGCAGAGTACACCAATTATTATAAACTTCATGTACCtgtgttttttattcttacagataaaaataataatactaataaatgAAATTAGACTTACAATGATCTCAGAGGGAGAGTGAAGTGATGATGAGAGTTCTACTTGAGGGTCCATGGAGGTGCAACCAAGCTTGAAGGCACTCCAACGCCTTGAAGAGACATTAAAACAACAAGGGAATGAAGAGGGGCTGTGAGGTTCATGGAAGTAGTAGTGTTGGTGAGGGGATGATGACACAATCTTGGGGCCAAAGAAAGAGTGTGTGGGGGTTGACGTTGTTTCGGAGTGAATAAGACATAAGGGGATTTTGGTTTTGTAATGTGTTTGAGAAGATGAGAAGGAGCTTTCAGCAGGGTGTTCATGAAGTTGGTTCAGGCATTGAGATAATAAGAGTCTTTGTTGTGGCTGTGGATGCTGGTGGGAGTGGGACATCATGCacagaaagaaggaaaaaaaaagaagagaagagggtggtggtgtgtttggtttgttcTCTCTTGGCGTAGCTTGCAATCCTGGTTTAATTTTTGAGAGTTAGCTACCGGTTATGAAATGCTATTGGTACATTCCCAT
Above is a window of Glycine soja cultivar W05 chromosome 12, ASM419377v2, whole genome shotgun sequence DNA encoding:
- the LOC114379325 gene encoding uncharacterized protein LOC114379325; this translates as MDPQVELSSSLHSPSEIIRKRKITGRQKREELEKEVAMLQRLLDQEEKFHEILEMVHNRPNGSSISIPNFLPPKMRELLGELVMIEGEIARLESQISQLQDGLKREQEITMESKPKTWNQGNLTNSNNHLSTSPVPNPSPIRRIFQERMAFETKALHFISKAIKGDYNLNDFSYNDKAGFFKTSVEQKESKFQDVKFQERLPRKNGIVKPPSPMRDPHHPSPKLRERNPEMMYLDLPTRSLLDPLLSEENDLKWQPNKLSESIMKCLNFIYVRLLRTSRAIELEKSGPISRSVHSSLSSRSFRVDTGSNPKQSLLLQKESRQQDPYGIFNTEESIPRDIGPYKNLVIFTSSSMDPKFISSPSSIPLLRKLRILMSNLQTVDLKSLTNQQKLAFWINVYNACIMHGFIQYGVPSTPEKLLALMNKATLNVGGNIINAQAIEHFILRKRDISNVKEVQRKVEWEEKESFVRELYGLEFNDPNVTFALCCGTRSSPAVRIYTADGVTAELEKSKLDYLQASILATSTKRIGFPELFLRNMLDFAVDTDSLVEWVCSQLPTSGTLRKSMVDCFRSHSNEKPSTIVEKIPYDYEFQYLLTI